A section of the Halichoerus grypus chromosome 11, mHalGry1.hap1.1, whole genome shotgun sequence genome encodes:
- the ROBO3 gene encoding roundabout homolog 3 isoform X2, with amino-acid sequence MLRYLLKTLLQMNLFADSLAGDISNSSDLLFGFNSSVAALNHSLLPPGDPSFNASRVEPEDAMPRIVEQPPDLLVSRGEPATLPCRAEGRPRPNIEWYKNGARVATAREDPRAHRLLLPSGALFFPRIVHGRRARPDEGVYTCVARNYLGAAASRNASLEVAVLRDDFRQSPGNVVVAVGEPAVMECVPPRGHPEPSVSWKKDSARLKEEEGRITIRGGKLMMSHTLKSDAGMYVCVASNMAGERESGAAELVVLERPSFLRRPVNQVVLADAPVDFACEVQGDPPPRLRWRKEDGELPTGRYEIRSDHSLWIGRVSADDEGTYTCVAENSVGRAEASGSLSVHVPPQLVTQPQDQMAAPGESVAFQCETKGNPPPAIFWQKEGSQVLLFPSQPFQPKGRFSVSPRGQLNITDVQSGDAGYYVCQAVSVAGSILAKALLEVKRASSLDGLPPIILQGPANQTLALGSSVWLPCRVTGNPQPSVQWKKDGQWLQGDDLQLNLMANGTLYIASVQEMDMGFYSCVAKSSTGEATWSSWLRTREDWGGSPEPPTEPSSPPGPPSQPVVTEITKNSITLTWKPNPQAGATVTSYVIEAFSQIFGNTWRTVADGVRLETHVVGGLQPGTTYLFLVRAVGAWGLSEPSPVSEPVRTQDSNPSRPVEDPWRGQRGLAEVAVRMQEPIVLGPRSLQVSWTVDGPVQLVQGFRVSWRVAGPDGGSWTVLDLQSPSQQSTVLRGLPPGTQIQIKVQAQGQEGLGAESPFVTRSIPEEAPSGPPQGVTVALGGESNNSVTVSWEPPLPSQQNGVIKEYQIWCLGNESRFHLNRSAAGWARSAVLRGLLPGLLYRTQVAAATSAGVGVASVPVSVQLPSPPQSEPGLEVGPGLAERLARVLREPAFLAGSGAACGALLLGLCAVLYRRRRQRKELSHYTASFAYTPAVSFPHSEGLSGASSRPPMGLGPAPYPWLADSWPHPSRSPSAQEPRGSCCPSNPDPDDRYYNEAGISLYLAQTARGTAAPTEGPVYSTIDPAGEELQTFHGGFPQNPSGDPGTWSQYAPPEWSQGDSGARGGKVKLLGKPVQMPSLNWPEALPPPPPSCELSCLEGPEEDLEGGSEPEEWCPPMPERSHLAEPSSRGGCLVPPSQGEAPSPTSSYGQQSTATLTPSPPDPPQPPTDIPHLHQMPRRVPLGPSSPLSVSQPTLSSHEGRPAGPGAGPSPVPSAAGSGPGRTWQVPGEMAPPLQGPRARIRKPKAVPYRREHSPGADQASCPGARPPAPAPQRAATLPEAPAALEAPGALHGAGAGAGAKGQDRNVERNQDDP; translated from the exons ATGCTGCGCTACCTGCTCAAAACACTGCTGCAGATGAACTTGTTCGCGGACTCCCTGGCGGGGGACATCTCCAACTCCAGCGACCTGCTCTTCGGCTTCAACTCCTCGGTGGCGGCGCTCAACCACAGCCTGCTGCCCCCCGGCGATCCTTCTTTCAACG CATCCAGGGTGGAGCCGGAGGACGCGATGCCGCGCATCGTGGAGCAGCCGCCAGATCTGCTGGTCTCCCGAGGCGAGCCGGCCACGCTGCCCTGCCGCGCCGAGGGCCGGCCGCGGCCTAACATCGAGTGGTACAAGAATGGGGCGCGAGTGGCCACTGCGCGCGAGGATCCGCGCGCGCACCGCCTGCTGCTGCCCAGCGGCGCCCTCTTCTTCCCGCGCATCGTGCACGGGCGCCGCGCGCGTCCCGACGAGGGTGTCTACACTTGTGTGGCGCGCAACTACCTGGGGGCAGCGGCTAGTAGAAATGCGTCGCTGGAAGTGGCAG TCCTCCGTGATGATTTTCGGCAGTCCCCTGGAAAcgtggtggtggcagtgggggaGCCAGCGGTAATGGAATGCGTGCCCCCCCGTGGCCACCCAGAGCCTTCCGTGTCCTGGAAGAAGGACAGTGCAAGActcaaggaggaggagggaaggatcaCG ATTCGTGGAGGGAAGCTGATGATGTCACATACACTCAAGAGTGATGCcgggatgtatgtgtgtgtggccTCCAACATGGCAGGAGAACGGGAGAGTGGGGCAGCTGAACTTGTGGTACTGG AGCGACCCTCATTCCTGCGTAGACCAGTGAATCAGGTGGTCCTGGCAGATGCCCCTGTGGATTTCGCATGTGAGGTGCAAGGGGATCCCCCACCCCGTCTACGCTGGCGCAAGGAGGATGGGGAACTGCCCACAGGCAG GTATGAGATCCGGAGTGACCACAGCCTTTGGATTGGGCGTGTGAGTGCCGACGACGAGGGGACCTACACCTGTGTGGCTGAGAACAGCGTGGGCCGCGCTGAAGCTTCTGGCTCCCTCAGTGTTCACG tcCCACCCCAGCTGGTGACCCAGCCCCAGGACCAGATGGCAGCTCCTGGAGAGAGTGTGGCTTTCCAGTGTGAGACCAAAGGAAACCCCCCACCTGCCATCTTCTGGCAAAAGGAGGGAAGTCAA GTTCTGCTTTTCCCCAGTCAGCCATTTCAGCCCAAGGGGCGCTTCTCAGTCTCTCCCAGAGGCCAGCTCAACATAACTGATGTGCAGAGCGGGGATGCTGGTTACTACGTGTGTCAGGCTGTTAGTGTGGCCGGCAGCATCCTGGCCAAGGCCCTGTTGGAGGTAAAAAGAG CCTCCTCCTTGGATGGGCTGCCTCCCATCATCCTCCAGGGACCAGCCAATCAGACGCTGGCACTCGGCTCCTCTGTATGGCTGCCATGCAGAGTGACTGGGAACCCTCAACCTAGCGTCCAATGGAAGAAGGATGGGCAGTGGCTGCAGGGGGATGACCTCCAGCTCAACCTCATGGCCAACGGTACCCTGTACATCGCCAGTGTGCAG GAGATGGACATGGGTTTCTACAGCTGTGTGGCCAAGAGTTCCACAGGGGAGGCCACATGGAGTAGCTGGCTTAGGACGCGGG AAGATTGGGGAGGATCACCAGAGCCGCCTACAGAACCCAGTAGCCCTCCAGGGCCTCCCTCTCAGCCAGTGGTCACTGAGATCACCAAGAACAGCATTACCCTGACCTGGAAGCCCAACCCGCAGGCGGGGGCCACAGTCACCTCTTATGTGATAGAGGCCTTCAG TCAAATATTTGGTAACACCTGGCGGACAGTGGCAGATGGCGTGAGGCTGGAGACACACGTGGTCGGTGGTCTGCAGCCCGGCACCACCTATCTGTTCCTGGTGCGCGCTGTGGGAGCCTGGGGCCTCAGTGAGCCCAGCCCCGTCTCTGAACCTGTGCGCACCCAGG ACAGCAACCCATCCAGGCCAGTGGAGGACCCCTGGAGAGGCCAGCGGGGGCTGGCTGAAGTGGCTGTGCGCATGCAGGAGCCCATAGTTCTTGGGCCCCGGAGCTTGCAGGTGTCCTGGACT GTAGATGGCCCAGTCCAGCTGGTGCAAGGTTTCCGGGTGTCTTGGAGGGTAGCAGGTCCTGATGGGGGAAGCTGGACAGTACTGGACCTACAGTCCCCAAGCCAGCAAAGTACTGTGCTAAGAGGACTCCCGCCAGGGACCCAAATTCAGATCAAGGTGCAAGCCCAaggccaggaggggctgggggctgaaaGTCCCTTCGTGACCAGGAGCATTCCTGAGGAAG CCCCCAGTGGTCCCCCCCAGGGAGTGACAGTGGCCTTGGGGGGTGAAAGCAACAACAGTGTCACGGTGTCCTGGGAACCTCCGCTCCCTTCCCAGCAAAATGGGGTCATCAAGGAATACCAG ATCTGGTGCCTGGGCAATGAGAGCCGCTTCCACCTCAACCGGTCCGCGGCAGGCTGGGCACGCTCCGCGGTGCTCCGGGGACTGCTGCCCGGTCTTCTCTACCGGACCCAGGTCGCGGCGGCCACCAGCGCTGGCGTGGGCGTGGCCAGTGTCCCGGTGTCGGTGCAGCTGC CTTCCCCGCCGCAATCGGAGCCTGGGCTCGAGGTGGGCCCGGGGCTGGCGGAGCGGCTGGCGAGGGTGCTGCGGGAGCCGGCCTTCCTCGCGGGCAGTGGCGCCGCCTGCGGGGCGCTGCTGCTCGGGCTCTGCGCCGTCCTCTACCGGCGCCGGAGGCAGCGCAAGGAGCTCAGTCACTACACGG CCTCCTTTGCCTACACACCTGCAG TGTCCTTCCCACACTCAGAGGGCCTCTCTGGAGCCAGTTCCAG GCCACCCATGGGCCTTGGCCCCGCCCCCTACCCTTGGCTAGCAGACTCGTGGCCCCACCCATCTCGAAGCCCCTCAGCCCAGGAGCCCAGGGGGAGCTGCTGCCCCAGCAATCCTGACCCAGACGACAGATATTACAATG aAGCAGGGATCTCCCTGTACCTGGCTCAGACCGCCCGGGGCACTGCCGCCCCTACCGAGGGTCCTGTCTACAGCACCATTGACCCAGCTGGGGAGGAGCTGCAGACCTTCCATGGGGGTTTCCCCCAAAATCCCTCAGGGGATCCAGGCACCTGGAGCCAGTATGCTCCTCCAGAATGGAGCCAGGGGGACAGTG GAGCCAGGGGAGGCAAAGTAAAGCTTCTGGGAAAACCTGTTCAGATGCCCTCTCTCAACTGGCCAgaagccctgcccccacctcccccttcctGTGAACTGAGCTGCCTAGAGGGGCCGGAGGAGGACCTGGAGGGCGG CTCAGAGCCAGAAGAGTGGTGCCCACCAATGCCTGAGAGGAGCCATCTGGCCGAGCCCAGCTCCAGGGGAGGCTGCTTGGTCCCTCCATCCCAAGGGGAAGCCCCCTCTCCCACATCTTCCTATGGACAGCAGTCCACAGCCACTCTTACCCCCTCAcctcctgaccctccccagccccccactgaCATTCCCCATCTCCACCAGATGCCCAG GAGGGTGCCCCTTGGGCCAAGTTCCCCTCTCAGTGTGTCCCAGCCCACTCTGAGTAGCCACGAAGGGAGGCCTGCTGGCCCGGGTGCTggccccagccctgtccccagtgcCGCCGGCAGTGGCCCCG GGAGAACCTGGCAGGTGCCTGGGGAGATGGCTCCTCCACTTCAAGGGCCCCGCGCCCGAATCCGGAAACCCAAGGCTGTTCCCTACCGTCGGGAGCACAGTCCTGGTG CCGACCAAGCTTCCTGTCCCGGAGCCAGGCCACCAGCACCTGCTCCACAGCGGGCAGCAACTCTTCCAGAGGCTCCAGCAGCTCTCGAGGCTCCCGGGGCCCTGCacggagccggagccggagccggagccaAAGGCCAGGACAGAAACGTGGAGAG gAACCAAGATGACCCTTGA
- the ROBO3 gene encoding roundabout homolog 3 isoform X4 — MLRYLLKTLLQMNLFADSLAGDISNSSDLLFGFNSSVAALNHSLLPPGDPSFNASRVEPEDAMPRIVEQPPDLLVSRGEPATLPCRAEGRPRPNIEWYKNGARVATAREDPRAHRLLLPSGALFFPRIVHGRRARPDEGVYTCVARNYLGAAASRNASLEVAVLRDDFRQSPGNVVVAVGEPAVMECVPPRGHPEPSVSWKKDSARLKEEEGRITIRGGKLMMSHTLKSDAGMYVCVASNMAGERESGAAELVVLERPSFLRRPVNQVVLADAPVDFACEVQGDPPPRLRWRKEDGELPTGRYEIRSDHSLWIGRVSADDEGTYTCVAENSVGRAEASGSLSVHVPPQLVTQPQDQMAAPGESVAFQCETKGNPPPAIFWQKEGSQVLLFPSQPFQPKGRFSVSPRGQLNITDVQSGDAGYYVCQAVSVAGSILAKALLEVKRASSLDGLPPIILQGPANQTLALGSSVWLPCRVTGNPQPSVQWKKDGQWLQGDDLQLNLMANGTLYIASVQEMDMGFYSCVAKSSTGEATWSSWLRTREDWGGSPEPPTEPSSPPGPPSQPVVTEITKNSITLTWKPNPQAGATVTSYVIEAFSQIFGNTWRTVADGVRLETHVVGGLQPGTTYLFLVRAVGAWGLSEPSPVSEPVRTQDSNPSRPVEDPWRGQRGLAEVAVRMQEPIVLGPRSLQVSWTVDGPVQLVQGFRVSWRVAGPDGGSWTVLDLQSPSQQSTVLRGLPPGTQIQIKVQAQGQEGLGAESPFVTRSIPEEAPSGPPQGVTVALGGESNNSVTVSWEPPLPSQQNGVIKEYQIWCLGNESRFHLNRSAAGWARSAVLRGLLPGLLYRTQVAAATSAGVGVASVPVSVQLPSPPQSEPGLEVGPGLAERLARVLREPAFLAGSGAACGALLLGLCAVLYRRRRQRKELSHYTASFAYTPAGARGGKVKLLGKPVQMPSLNWPEALPPPPPSCELSCLEGPEEDLEGGSEPEEWCPPMPERSHLAEPSSRGGCLVPPSQGEAPSPTSSYGQQSTATLTPSPPDPPQPPTDIPHLHQMPRRVPLGPSSPLSVSQPTLSSHEGRPAGPGAGPSPVPSAAGSGPGRTWQVPGEMAPPLQGPRARIRKPKAVPYRREHSPGDLPPPPLPPPEEETSWALGLRAVGSMSSLERERERSGERRLVQAGPLGAQRGPHLDEETLPPYSRPSFLSRSQATSTCSTAGSNSSRGSSSSRGSRGPARSRSRSRSQRPGQKRGEEPR; from the exons ATGCTGCGCTACCTGCTCAAAACACTGCTGCAGATGAACTTGTTCGCGGACTCCCTGGCGGGGGACATCTCCAACTCCAGCGACCTGCTCTTCGGCTTCAACTCCTCGGTGGCGGCGCTCAACCACAGCCTGCTGCCCCCCGGCGATCCTTCTTTCAACG CATCCAGGGTGGAGCCGGAGGACGCGATGCCGCGCATCGTGGAGCAGCCGCCAGATCTGCTGGTCTCCCGAGGCGAGCCGGCCACGCTGCCCTGCCGCGCCGAGGGCCGGCCGCGGCCTAACATCGAGTGGTACAAGAATGGGGCGCGAGTGGCCACTGCGCGCGAGGATCCGCGCGCGCACCGCCTGCTGCTGCCCAGCGGCGCCCTCTTCTTCCCGCGCATCGTGCACGGGCGCCGCGCGCGTCCCGACGAGGGTGTCTACACTTGTGTGGCGCGCAACTACCTGGGGGCAGCGGCTAGTAGAAATGCGTCGCTGGAAGTGGCAG TCCTCCGTGATGATTTTCGGCAGTCCCCTGGAAAcgtggtggtggcagtgggggaGCCAGCGGTAATGGAATGCGTGCCCCCCCGTGGCCACCCAGAGCCTTCCGTGTCCTGGAAGAAGGACAGTGCAAGActcaaggaggaggagggaaggatcaCG ATTCGTGGAGGGAAGCTGATGATGTCACATACACTCAAGAGTGATGCcgggatgtatgtgtgtgtggccTCCAACATGGCAGGAGAACGGGAGAGTGGGGCAGCTGAACTTGTGGTACTGG AGCGACCCTCATTCCTGCGTAGACCAGTGAATCAGGTGGTCCTGGCAGATGCCCCTGTGGATTTCGCATGTGAGGTGCAAGGGGATCCCCCACCCCGTCTACGCTGGCGCAAGGAGGATGGGGAACTGCCCACAGGCAG GTATGAGATCCGGAGTGACCACAGCCTTTGGATTGGGCGTGTGAGTGCCGACGACGAGGGGACCTACACCTGTGTGGCTGAGAACAGCGTGGGCCGCGCTGAAGCTTCTGGCTCCCTCAGTGTTCACG tcCCACCCCAGCTGGTGACCCAGCCCCAGGACCAGATGGCAGCTCCTGGAGAGAGTGTGGCTTTCCAGTGTGAGACCAAAGGAAACCCCCCACCTGCCATCTTCTGGCAAAAGGAGGGAAGTCAA GTTCTGCTTTTCCCCAGTCAGCCATTTCAGCCCAAGGGGCGCTTCTCAGTCTCTCCCAGAGGCCAGCTCAACATAACTGATGTGCAGAGCGGGGATGCTGGTTACTACGTGTGTCAGGCTGTTAGTGTGGCCGGCAGCATCCTGGCCAAGGCCCTGTTGGAGGTAAAAAGAG CCTCCTCCTTGGATGGGCTGCCTCCCATCATCCTCCAGGGACCAGCCAATCAGACGCTGGCACTCGGCTCCTCTGTATGGCTGCCATGCAGAGTGACTGGGAACCCTCAACCTAGCGTCCAATGGAAGAAGGATGGGCAGTGGCTGCAGGGGGATGACCTCCAGCTCAACCTCATGGCCAACGGTACCCTGTACATCGCCAGTGTGCAG GAGATGGACATGGGTTTCTACAGCTGTGTGGCCAAGAGTTCCACAGGGGAGGCCACATGGAGTAGCTGGCTTAGGACGCGGG AAGATTGGGGAGGATCACCAGAGCCGCCTACAGAACCCAGTAGCCCTCCAGGGCCTCCCTCTCAGCCAGTGGTCACTGAGATCACCAAGAACAGCATTACCCTGACCTGGAAGCCCAACCCGCAGGCGGGGGCCACAGTCACCTCTTATGTGATAGAGGCCTTCAG TCAAATATTTGGTAACACCTGGCGGACAGTGGCAGATGGCGTGAGGCTGGAGACACACGTGGTCGGTGGTCTGCAGCCCGGCACCACCTATCTGTTCCTGGTGCGCGCTGTGGGAGCCTGGGGCCTCAGTGAGCCCAGCCCCGTCTCTGAACCTGTGCGCACCCAGG ACAGCAACCCATCCAGGCCAGTGGAGGACCCCTGGAGAGGCCAGCGGGGGCTGGCTGAAGTGGCTGTGCGCATGCAGGAGCCCATAGTTCTTGGGCCCCGGAGCTTGCAGGTGTCCTGGACT GTAGATGGCCCAGTCCAGCTGGTGCAAGGTTTCCGGGTGTCTTGGAGGGTAGCAGGTCCTGATGGGGGAAGCTGGACAGTACTGGACCTACAGTCCCCAAGCCAGCAAAGTACTGTGCTAAGAGGACTCCCGCCAGGGACCCAAATTCAGATCAAGGTGCAAGCCCAaggccaggaggggctgggggctgaaaGTCCCTTCGTGACCAGGAGCATTCCTGAGGAAG CCCCCAGTGGTCCCCCCCAGGGAGTGACAGTGGCCTTGGGGGGTGAAAGCAACAACAGTGTCACGGTGTCCTGGGAACCTCCGCTCCCTTCCCAGCAAAATGGGGTCATCAAGGAATACCAG ATCTGGTGCCTGGGCAATGAGAGCCGCTTCCACCTCAACCGGTCCGCGGCAGGCTGGGCACGCTCCGCGGTGCTCCGGGGACTGCTGCCCGGTCTTCTCTACCGGACCCAGGTCGCGGCGGCCACCAGCGCTGGCGTGGGCGTGGCCAGTGTCCCGGTGTCGGTGCAGCTGC CTTCCCCGCCGCAATCGGAGCCTGGGCTCGAGGTGGGCCCGGGGCTGGCGGAGCGGCTGGCGAGGGTGCTGCGGGAGCCGGCCTTCCTCGCGGGCAGTGGCGCCGCCTGCGGGGCGCTGCTGCTCGGGCTCTGCGCCGTCCTCTACCGGCGCCGGAGGCAGCGCAAGGAGCTCAGTCACTACACGG CCTCCTTTGCCTACACACCTGCAG GAGCCAGGGGAGGCAAAGTAAAGCTTCTGGGAAAACCTGTTCAGATGCCCTCTCTCAACTGGCCAgaagccctgcccccacctcccccttcctGTGAACTGAGCTGCCTAGAGGGGCCGGAGGAGGACCTGGAGGGCGG CTCAGAGCCAGAAGAGTGGTGCCCACCAATGCCTGAGAGGAGCCATCTGGCCGAGCCCAGCTCCAGGGGAGGCTGCTTGGTCCCTCCATCCCAAGGGGAAGCCCCCTCTCCCACATCTTCCTATGGACAGCAGTCCACAGCCACTCTTACCCCCTCAcctcctgaccctccccagccccccactgaCATTCCCCATCTCCACCAGATGCCCAG GAGGGTGCCCCTTGGGCCAAGTTCCCCTCTCAGTGTGTCCCAGCCCACTCTGAGTAGCCACGAAGGGAGGCCTGCTGGCCCGGGTGCTggccccagccctgtccccagtgcCGCCGGCAGTGGCCCCG GGAGAACCTGGCAGGTGCCTGGGGAGATGGCTCCTCCACTTCAAGGGCCCCGCGCCCGAATCCGGAAACCCAAGGCTGTTCCCTACCGTCGGGAGCACAGTCCTGGTG ACTTGCCCCCACCACCCTTGCCGCCACCAGAGGAAGAGACGAGCTGGGCCTTAGGGCTGAGAGCAGTAGGCAGCATGTCCTCCTTGGAACGGGAGCGGGAACGCAGTGGGGAGAGGAGACTGGTGCAGGCTGGGCCCCTGGGGGCCCAGCGGGGTCCCCACCTGGATG AGGAGACCTTGCCCCCCTACAGCCGACCAAGCTTCCTGTCCCGGAGCCAGGCCACCAGCACCTGCTCCACAGCGGGCAGCAACTCTTCCAGAGGCTCCAGCAGCTCTCGAGGCTCCCGGGGCCCTGCacggagccggagccggagccggagccaAAGGCCAGGACAGAAACGTGGAGAG gAACCAAGATGA